One Oceanicoccus sagamiensis genomic region harbors:
- a CDS encoding BRCT domain-containing protein — protein sequence MASDKPTMILKSKSDMSAEEIEALSDAEAWKIIYSMRTVKAKDNRLQVCFTGFGTSKKKELVNLAHDNRFKVVASVTKKLDYLVGGENAGPKKIEKAESQGVQCLNEQQFSNLIATGEVPDEI from the coding sequence ATGGCCAGCGATAAACCAACGATGATTTTGAAGTCTAAATCAGATATGAGCGCCGAAGAAATCGAAGCTCTATCTGATGCTGAAGCTTGGAAAATTATTTATTCCATGCGCACGGTCAAGGCCAAAGATAATCGGCTACAAGTCTGTTTTACTGGATTTGGCACAAGCAAAAAAAAAGAACTGGTTAATTTAGCTCACGACAATAGGTTCAAAGTTGTTGCATCAGTCACCAAAAAACTTGATTACCTTGTTGGCGGAGAAAATGCGGGGCCAAAGAAAATCGAAAAAGCTGAATCTCAGGGCGTTCAATGCCTTAATGAACAACAGTTTAGTAACTTAATAGCAACCGGCGAAGTGCCAGACGAAATATAG
- a CDS encoding VOC family protein, translating to MIDHVTISVSDVEKSKKFYESAFLPLGYNVSFGEEGKFWAFDLGKGFLFEICSPQTTEELTSFHIAFRAESQAKVQEFYEAALAAGARDNGGPGPRPNYSENYYACFVRDPDGHNIEAMFDTWDNCG from the coding sequence ATGATTGATCACGTTACCATTTCAGTTAGTGATGTAGAGAAAAGCAAAAAATTTTATGAGAGTGCGTTTCTCCCACTTGGATACAATGTTTCCTTTGGGGAGGAAGGTAAATTTTGGGCCTTTGATCTTGGAAAGGGATTTTTATTTGAAATATGTAGTCCTCAGACGACAGAGGAGTTAACAAGCTTTCATATTGCTTTTCGTGCAGAAAGCCAAGCTAAAGTTCAAGAGTTTTACGAGGCAGCACTTGCAGCTGGCGCAAGGGATAATGGAGGCCCTGGCCCCCGCCCCAATTATTCAGAGAATTACTATGCTTGTTTTGTCCGTGACCCCGATGGGCATAATATTGAGGCTATGTTTGATACTTGGGATAATTGCGGATAA
- a CDS encoding LysE/ArgO family amino acid transporter — protein sequence MVFIAGFTLSLSLILAIGSQNAFVLKQGIQQQSVLLICSICALSDAILISLGVAGFGVIVNEYPVIEEYARYGGAGFLFVYSALSFKSSFSQNHALIPEEKLQNSTLKTVAICLAFTWLNPHVYLDTMVLLGSISTQYEGEQLQFALGAILGSFIFFFSLGYGARLLAPIFQSPKAWKVLEFIVGLTMLFIALLLVSG from the coding sequence ATGGTTTTTATCGCAGGGTTTACTCTTAGTTTATCTCTTATCCTTGCCATTGGCTCTCAGAATGCTTTTGTTTTAAAACAAGGCATTCAACAGCAGAGTGTTTTACTAATTTGTTCAATCTGCGCTCTTTCTGATGCTATTTTAATCTCACTTGGTGTTGCGGGCTTTGGAGTGATTGTAAATGAATACCCTGTTATCGAAGAATATGCTCGTTATGGTGGCGCTGGCTTTCTTTTCGTTTACTCAGCTTTAAGTTTTAAGTCCTCATTTAGCCAAAATCATGCATTAATACCAGAAGAAAAGTTACAGAACTCAACTTTAAAAACTGTAGCTATCTGCTTGGCTTTTACATGGTTAAACCCTCATGTTTACCTGGATACCATGGTACTACTGGGTAGTATTTCTACTCAATACGAGGGGGAACAACTTCAATTTGCTTTAGGGGCTATATTGGGTTCATTTATTTTCTTTTTTAGCCTAGGTTATGGCGCTAGATTATTGGCTCCAATATTTCAAAGCCCTAAAGCATGGAAGGTCCTGGAATTTATTGTTGGTCTTACGATGTTATTTATTGCTCTACTTTTAGTATCTGGGTAA
- a CDS encoding VOC family protein, whose amino-acid sequence MLSHVTLGVNNIEESTKFYDAVMETIGYQRGSCGESWVGYGDISGKCIDTLWLLTPANGEAATSGNGTNVGLVAPTRESVDKFYNTALANGGVDEGAPGIRAVNHPNFYAAYVRDLDGNKLLAVCHEAE is encoded by the coding sequence ATGCTGAGTCACGTAACACTAGGCGTCAATAATATTGAAGAATCCACTAAGTTTTATGATGCTGTCATGGAGACCATTGGGTATCAGCGTGGCAGTTGTGGCGAAAGTTGGGTTGGCTATGGTGACATATCAGGAAAATGCATTGATACGCTATGGCTATTAACACCCGCTAATGGCGAAGCTGCTACATCAGGGAACGGTACCAATGTTGGGCTTGTAGCCCCCACTCGCGAGTCAGTCGATAAGTTTTATAACACGGCACTGGCTAATGGCGGAGTTGATGAGGGTGCACCTGGCATTAGGGCAGTCAATCATCCGAATTTTTATGCCGCCTATGTTCGTGATTTAGATGGTAACAAATTGTTGGCTGTTTGCCATGAAGCAGAGTAA
- the parE gene encoding DNA topoisomerase IV subunit B, translated as MSDYNAESIEVLTGLDPVRKRPGMYTETTRPNHLAQEVIDNSVDEALAGHAKQIDVVIHKDGSLSCTDDGRGMPVDMHPEQKKPGVEVILTTLHSGGKFNNDNYQFSGGLHGVGVSVVNALSKVLEINIRRGGEVYEMEFKDGEKSKDLKVVDTCGKRNTGTSIRFLPDASYFDSAKFSISRMRHVLRAKAVLCPGLKVTFKDEASGEKEEWFYEDGLQDYMMASTKGWETLPAEPFIGSFAGSNEGADWAVQWLPEGGELTTESYVNLIPTAQGGTHVNGLRTGLLDAMREFCEFRNLLPRGLKLSPDDIWDKCCFILSSKLADPQFSGQTKERLSSREAAAFVSGVAKDSFSLWLNQHTEDAEKLADMCINNAQSRMKKSKKVARKKITSGPALPGKLADCSGDDAERGELFLVEGDSAGGSAKQGRDRQYQAILPLRGKILNTWEVDSQEILASEEVHNIAVAIGVDPASDDLSGLRYHKVCILADADSDGLHIATLICALFVRHFRPLVQAGHVFIAMPPLYRIDIGKEVFYALDEGEKQGILDRIEAEKKKGKIGVQRFKGLGEMNPMQLRETVMSGDTRRLVRLTIESGDETNQMMDMLLAKKRSSDRKSWLEEKGNLAEV; from the coding sequence ATGTCTGACTATAATGCTGAATCCATCGAAGTCCTAACCGGCCTCGACCCGGTGCGAAAACGCCCCGGCATGTACACCGAAACCACCCGCCCCAACCACCTTGCCCAAGAGGTGATTGATAACAGTGTCGATGAAGCACTAGCGGGCCACGCCAAACAGATTGATGTGGTGATCCATAAAGACGGCTCCCTAAGCTGTACCGATGACGGCCGCGGTATGCCCGTGGATATGCACCCCGAGCAGAAAAAACCCGGTGTAGAAGTCATCCTGACCACCCTCCATTCCGGTGGTAAATTCAATAACGACAACTACCAATTCTCCGGTGGCTTGCACGGGGTAGGGGTGTCGGTCGTCAACGCCTTATCCAAAGTGTTAGAAATCAACATCCGCCGAGGCGGTGAAGTCTATGAAATGGAATTCAAAGACGGCGAAAAATCCAAAGACCTAAAAGTGGTCGACACCTGCGGCAAACGCAATACCGGCACCAGCATCCGCTTTTTACCGGACGCCAGCTATTTTGACTCCGCCAAATTTTCCATCTCCCGTATGCGCCATGTATTGCGCGCCAAAGCCGTGCTATGCCCCGGTTTAAAAGTCACCTTCAAAGACGAAGCCAGCGGCGAAAAAGAAGAATGGTTTTACGAAGATGGCTTACAAGACTATATGATGGCCAGCACCAAAGGCTGGGAAACACTCCCCGCCGAACCGTTTATCGGCAGCTTTGCCGGTAGTAACGAAGGTGCAGACTGGGCCGTGCAATGGCTACCTGAGGGTGGCGAGCTAACCACCGAGTCCTACGTTAACCTGATCCCAACCGCACAGGGTGGTACACACGTTAACGGTTTACGCACCGGCTTACTCGATGCCATGCGCGAGTTTTGTGAATTTAGAAACTTACTACCGCGCGGCCTTAAACTATCCCCCGATGATATTTGGGATAAATGCTGTTTTATCCTGTCATCCAAACTGGCCGACCCACAATTTTCCGGCCAAACCAAAGAACGTTTAAGCTCCCGTGAAGCCGCCGCCTTTGTTTCCGGTGTGGCCAAAGATTCATTTAGCCTATGGCTAAACCAGCACACCGAAGATGCCGAAAAACTAGCCGATATGTGCATCAACAATGCACAGTCGCGGATGAAAAAATCCAAAAAAGTCGCCCGTAAAAAAATCACCTCAGGCCCCGCCTTACCCGGCAAACTGGCGGACTGCTCTGGCGATGATGCCGAACGCGGCGAATTATTTTTAGTGGAAGGTGACTCAGCGGGTGGTTCAGCCAAGCAGGGCAGGGACAGACAGTATCAGGCTATCTTGCCACTGCGCGGTAAAATCCTAAATACCTGGGAAGTCGACTCACAAGAAATTCTAGCCTCCGAAGAAGTGCATAATATAGCCGTCGCCATTGGCGTAGACCCTGCCTCTGATGACTTATCCGGCTTGCGTTATCACAAAGTCTGTATCCTTGCGGATGCGGATTCCGACGGCCTGCATATCGCCACCTTAATCTGCGCACTGTTTGTCCGCCACTTCCGTCCACTGGTACAAGCCGGCCATGTGTTTATCGCCATGCCCCCGCTATACCGTATCGATATCGGCAAAGAAGTGTTTTACGCCTTAGACGAAGGCGAAAAACAAGGCATCCTCGACCGCATCGAAGCCGAAAAGAAAAAAGGCAAAATCGGTGTACAGCGTTTTAAAGGCCTGGGTGAAATGAACCCCATGCAATTACGTGAAACCGTTATGAGTGGCGACACCCGCCGTTTAGTCCGCTTAACCATTGAGTCCGGCGATGAAACCAACCAGATGATGGATATGCTACTGGCCAAAAAGCGCTCTTCCGATCGTAAAAGCTGGCTGGAAGAAAAAGGCAATCTAGCGGAAGTCTAA